The sequence below is a genomic window from Bacteroidales bacterium MB20-C3-3.
GTGGGTCGTGCCAGAGGCAAAAATGCAGGCTTCTCATCAAACGACGAGAGAGAGAATACACTCAACCAACTTCTTACTGAGATGGATGGTTTTGGATCTAATTCAGGGGTAATCATACTTGCTGCAACAAACAGAGCAGATATTCTGGACAAAGCTCTTATGAGGGCAGGCCGGTTCGACAGGCAGATACATGTAGATTTACCGGAACTGAAAGAGAGGATGGAGATTTTCAAGGTACACCTGCGCAACCTGAAACTTGTTGAGGGATTTGACATTGAATTCCTTGCCAAACAGACTCCCGGATTTTCAGGAGCAGACATCGCTAATGTATGTAACGAAGCAGCTCTTATTGCAGCAAGAAACAATAAAGAGTTTATCGAGAAGCAGGACTTCCTGGACGCAGTAGACAGAATAATTGGAGGCCTTGAAAGGAGAAGCAAGATCATCTCTCCTGAGGAGAAGAGAACAATTGCATTTCACGAAGCCGGGCACGCAACTGTAAGCTGGATGCTTCCTCACGCAAACCCTCTTCTTAAAGTAACAATTATTCCAAGAGGCAGAGCTCTTGGTGCAGCCTGGTACCTTCCTGAAGAGAGACAAATCACAACCACCGAACAGATGATGGACGAGATGGCTGCTACGCTTGGGGGCAGGGTTGCCGAAGAGATAATCAACGGAAAAATCTCAACCGGTGCTTTAAGCGATCTTGAGAAGATTACAAAACAGGCCTATGCGATGGTCTCATATCTTGGAATGAGCAAAGAGGTTGGTAATATATCATTTTACGACTCATCTGAATCAGCCGGGTTTAATCTTGGGAAGCCATACAGTGAAAAGACTGCTGAGCTTATTGACTCTGAGGTGAAGAAATTCATTGAAGAGGCCCATAAAATGGCAAAAAAAGTTCTTACAGAAAACAGAGAGGGATTCACAAAACTGGCAGAACTACTTCTTGAAAAAGAGGTTATCTTTGCAGAAGATCTGGAAATTATTTTTGGTAAAAGAGCCGGCAAGCAACCTATAGAGTAATATGAACAATACAGTGGTGAGAACATTGAGCGGATTAGTCTTCCTTTTAATTATGGTAGGCTCTCTGCTCATAGGTCCCATTGCTTACGCAGCAGTAATACTGTTTATTATTGCAGTGGTAATGCACGAATACCTTGAAATTAGTCTTGGAAAGAGTTATATGTTTCCGCGTATTTTTGCAATATTAACAGGCCTCTCGCTCTTTCTTCTGCTTTTTCTGATACTGGAATACAAGCTTGAGGTGAAACTTCTTCTTCTGGTCCTGGTTCCTCTTGTAGCAACATATATTTCTCTTATATGGGAGAAAAACTCTGAAAATTACAACAGAAATCAGTATCTGGCCGGATCAATTCTCTACACAGCCCTGCCATTTGCCCTGACTACCCTGATAGTATACAAAGAGGATGGATCCTTTGACGGAACCACACTCCTCTTTTTCTTTATTATTCTATGGGTATCTGATATTGGAGCCTATGTATTCGGGATGCTATTTGGACAGAAAAACGGGCACAAGCTCTTTCCCTCAATATCTCCAAAGAAATCCTGGGAGGGTTTTTACGGAGGGCTGGGATCTGCATTAGCTTTTTCAATAATAATTTATTATTCCGGGTTCTCTGATTTTAACCTTACTCATACAATAATTATTGCTCTTATAATTAACGTAACAAGTGTTCTGGGTGACCTTGCAGAGTCTCAGTTTAAGAGAAACTTTGGAGTCAAAGATTCCGGTTCTCTAATGCCTGGTCACGGAGGTCTTCTGGACAGATTTGACGGAGCTCTTACATCATTCCCGCTTGCAATAGCTTATATTAAACTCCTATCACTATTCTAAAACATGAAAATACACAAAGAGGGTTATAAAATAATTACAAACAGTTTCTTAATACTGGCCATTCCTGTTGTTGCACTATATTTTATATTTCCGGATGATAATATATTCTGGTATGCTCTTATTGCTGCACTTCTGCTTTTTACTCTTGTCGTAAGATTCTTCAGGTTTCCGAATATTACACCTGCAATAAACGATAGTGTAGTGCTTGCACCGGCAGATGGTAAAATTGTTATTGTAAAAGAGGTATATGAGGGCGAATTTCTAAAAAAAGAGTGTCTGCAGGTATCTGTATTTATGAGTGTTTTCAATGTGCATATAAATTGGTTTCCTGTAAAGGGAGTAGTTAAATATTTCAAATACCACCCGGGAAGATACCTTGTAGCA
It includes:
- the ftsH gene encoding ATP-dependent zinc metalloprotease FtsH, with product MSEENKNNLNKKLSNFKPQKFNNLWIILIILTGIAIMWNSYQGGEPVKTEWFSVKEKMIPAGDIEKIIFVTNENMAEVFIRKDSLSKYKNQFGGKEPKFGPQFYFIVSGNFNLEEQVDAVMAGVEPEKRFAVETEQRTNYFGKMLEWLLLPLMLIGLWIFFFRRMNKSMGGGGSQGGGIFSVGKSQAKLFDRDNNVKVTFKDVAGLEEAKVEVMEIVDFLKNPKKYTNLGGKIPKGALLIGPPGTGKTLLAKAVAGEADVPFFSISGSDFVEMFVGVGASRVRDLFRQAKEKAPCIVFIDEIDAVGRARGKNAGFSSNDERENTLNQLLTEMDGFGSNSGVIILAATNRADILDKALMRAGRFDRQIHVDLPELKERMEIFKVHLRNLKLVEGFDIEFLAKQTPGFSGADIANVCNEAALIAARNNKEFIEKQDFLDAVDRIIGGLERRSKIISPEEKRTIAFHEAGHATVSWMLPHANPLLKVTIIPRGRALGAAWYLPEERQITTTEQMMDEMAATLGGRVAEEIINGKISTGALSDLEKITKQAYAMVSYLGMSKEVGNISFYDSSESAGFNLGKPYSEKTAELIDSEVKKFIEEAHKMAKKVLTENREGFTKLAELLLEKEVIFAEDLEIIFGKRAGKQPIE
- a CDS encoding phosphatidate cytidylyltransferase; the encoded protein is MNNTVVRTLSGLVFLLIMVGSLLIGPIAYAAVILFIIAVVMHEYLEISLGKSYMFPRIFAILTGLSLFLLLFLILEYKLEVKLLLLVLVPLVATYISLIWEKNSENYNRNQYLAGSILYTALPFALTTLIVYKEDGSFDGTTLLFFFIILWVSDIGAYVFGMLFGQKNGHKLFPSISPKKSWEGFYGGLGSALAFSIIIYYSGFSDFNLTHTIIIALIINVTSVLGDLAESQFKRNFGVKDSGSLMPGHGGLLDRFDGALTSFPLAIAYIKLLSLF
- a CDS encoding phosphatidylserine decarboxylase family protein; the protein is MKIHKEGYKIITNSFLILAIPVVALYFIFPDDNIFWYALIAALLLFTLVVRFFRFPNITPAINDSVVLAPADGKIVIVKEVYEGEFLKKECLQVSVFMSVFNVHINWFPVKGVVKYFKYHPGRYLVAMHPKSSEKNERTTIVVENDRGTVLFRQIAGYLARRIVCYAEEGKFYQQGEQAGFIKFGSRVDLFLPLDSRVQVTKGQKVKGSQTIIATLPELINES